AGGGGATGAAGAACGAGCCTCGGAGCAGGGACGGCTGCACATCCTCGAGGTCCAGCGTCTCATTCGTCACATCCCGAAGGTGGTCGTAGCCGTCGTCCCGGGGTGGGCCGTCGGCGGCGGCCACTCGCTGCACGTCGTCTGCGACCTCACGCTCGCGAGCGAGGAGCACGCGAAGTTCCTCCAGACCGATCCCGACGTGGCGAGCTACGACGCCGGCTTCGGCTCGGCCTACCTCGCGAAACAGATCGGCCAGAAGAAAGCGCGCGAGGTGTTCTTCCTCGGAAAGACCTACGACGCCGACGAGGCCGCGGAGATGGGCATGGTCAACGAAGCGGTCCCCCACGACGAGCTCGAGGAGACCGCCCTCGAGTGGGGCGAGCGCATCAATTCCAAGAGCCCGACGGCGATGCGGATGCTCAAGTACGCCTTCAACATGACCGACGACGGCATGATCGGCCAGCAGGTCTTCGCCGGCGAGGCGACGCGGCTGGGCTACATGACCGACGAGGCGAAGGAGGGTCGAGACGCCTTCGTCGAGGGCCGCGACCCCGATTTCGACGACTTCCCGTGGCACTACTGAGCGGCTGATCGCGTGATTCGCACCGTCGATAGGCTATCGGCTGTGTGAGTAGACCCGTTCGTAGCGAGACGTCGCCGCCTCTCGAGCGGACTACTACTGCTGGCAACGGGGAGCACCACGCCCTCCCCAACCGATTCGTTCGGGCCCGAGGGATTCACGCCGTTCATCCCTCGCGCAGTATCGACGACTGCCCTCGCTAACGCTCGGTCAGCCGTCAGCGCGCGCCACTGCACGTTGGACCGCCACCACTGGTGAGAACAATCCTGTGTTCACTGATAACACTCCTCGAGCACGTTGGTTCGACCCTTCGATCAGGGGAGAAAATCATTTGAGCGTCGGCGCCCGACTTCCGACCAGTGACACTTCCCGATCGGTCCGCGCTGTCCCGCCGGGACTACCTCCGGGCGCTGGTGGCCGTCGGCGGCGCGTCGGCGCTCAGCGCTTGCCTCTCCGAGAGCGGCGACGAGGAGGTCGACGTCCCGTCCGGAACCGACGACCCCGATTCGCTGCCGGCGCGGCAGCACGCCTGGAACGAGTTCCTCTCGACGGACGACGACGGGAACGTTCAGTTGCCGGAACACCACGTGCTGGTGGCGCTGTCGCTCTCGACCGAGCCGACCGACGAAGCGCGCGAGCAGGTCGAGGACGCGCTTCGGGCCCTCGAGCGCGCCTACGAGTGGAGCAACGAGGGGCTCGTCTTCACGCTGGGCTACACGCCGGCGTACTTCGACCGATTCGACGGCTCGCTGCCCGACTCGGTCGACCTCCCCGATCCGGAACCGATCGTCGGTGACGTCGACAGGTTCGACGAGTTCGACGCCGTCCTCCACCTCGCCAGCGATCACCCGGAGGTCACCCTCGAGGCCGAGCAGGGGCTGTTCGGCGAGCGCGACGAGTACAACGGCCTCGAAATCGAGACGGACCTGACCGGCGTCTTCGAGCGCGTCGACGAGCGGCGCCGGACCGGCTTCGTCGGGGCGGGACTTCCTGCCAACCACACCGACCTCGACGGCGTTCCGGAGTCGATCCCCGACGAGGCGCCGTCGCTGATGGGCTTTCGATCGGGATTCGCCGAGAGCCAGGCCCCCGAGGATCGCGTGACGGTCGCGGAGGGGCCGTTCGAGGGGGCGACGACCCAGCACGTCTCCTCGATGGCGCTCAACCTCCGGCAGTGGTTCGAACAGGACAGCCAACACCAGCGCGTCCAGAAGATGTTCAGCCCGGAACACGCCGACGAGGACGCGGTCGGCGCGACCGGCGAGAAGCTGACGACGACCAACGGGCTGACCGACGAGCGGATCGCGGCGACCGAAGCCGACGCCAGCGACCGCGGCGTCGTCGGCCACGCCCAGAAGGCCGCCCGCGGACGCGAGGACGGGAAGCCGCCGCTGTTGCGACGCGACTTCAGCACGGTCGACGACGACCGGCCGGGCGTCCACTTCCTCGCCCTCCAGGAGGGGATCGAGGATTTCGTTCGCGTGCGCCGGGCGATGGAGGGCACCGACCTCGACGTGACCAACCTCAACAACGGCATCACCGGCTACATCTTCGTCGACCGACGCGGGAACTACCTGCTCCCGCCGCGGTCGCTGCGGGCGCTGCCGCCGGCGAATCCCGACTAGACGACTCGAGGACGAAACCGACAGACGACTCACGACCATCCACATGGACCACGAAATCGATCGACGGACGTTCGTCGGCTGGACGGGGGCGGCGACCGGCGCGCTCGCGCTGGCGGGCTGTCTGGGCGAGGACGGCGACGAAAACGGCGGCGAGCGGAACGAAACCGACGAGGAACCAAACGAGACCGTCGACGTCGCGCCTCCGTTCCCCGAAATCGAGGACAAACCGGACGCGGTCTACGTGCCGACCCACCGCGAGTCGATGCGCGCTCTCGAGCCGATCGCGGCCGGCGACTACCGTCTCGCGCCGATGCTGTCGTACCCCCACCCGTTCTGGACCGTGACCGGCGACGGCGAGGACGACGTCCAGCACGTCGTACCCGATCAGATGCGGGGCGTCCACATGATGTTCACCCTCTGGGACGCCGAGACGGGCGTCGTCCTGCCGGTCGATAGCGGCGCCGTCGTCA
This portion of the Haloterrigena gelatinilytica genome encodes:
- a CDS encoding DUF7405 family protein; its protein translation is MTLPDRSALSRRDYLRALVAVGGASALSACLSESGDEEVDVPSGTDDPDSLPARQHAWNEFLSTDDDGNVQLPEHHVLVALSLSTEPTDEAREQVEDALRALERAYEWSNEGLVFTLGYTPAYFDRFDGSLPDSVDLPDPEPIVGDVDRFDEFDAVLHLASDHPEVTLEAEQGLFGERDEYNGLEIETDLTGVFERVDERRRTGFVGAGLPANHTDLDGVPESIPDEAPSLMGFRSGFAESQAPEDRVTVAEGPFEGATTQHVSSMALNLRQWFEQDSQHQRVQKMFSPEHADEDAVGATGEKLTTTNGLTDERIAATEADASDRGVVGHAQKAARGREDGKPPLLRRDFSTVDDDRPGVHFLALQEGIEDFVRVRRAMEGTDLDVTNLNNGITGYIFVDRRGNYLLPPRSLRALPPANPD
- a CDS encoding 1,4-dihydroxy-2-naphthoyl-CoA synthase, which encodes MVSELFDPERWEPVAELNDEFSDITYHRAVDSGTVRIAFDRPDVRNAFRPGTVDELYDALDHAKRQTDVGCILLTGNGPSSKDGGWAFCSGGDQTIRGEDGYQYEGDEERASEQGRLHILEVQRLIRHIPKVVVAVVPGWAVGGGHSLHVVCDLTLASEEHAKFLQTDPDVASYDAGFGSAYLAKQIGQKKAREVFFLGKTYDADEAAEMGMVNEAVPHDELEETALEWGERINSKSPTAMRMLKYAFNMTDDGMIGQQVFAGEATRLGYMTDEAKEGRDAFVEGRDPDFDDFPWHY